The following proteins are co-located in the Carassius auratus strain Wakin chromosome 7, ASM336829v1, whole genome shotgun sequence genome:
- the LOC113106184 gene encoding type-1 angiotensin II receptor, giving the protein MENHTDASLNSTDWNTAYLVSSGLMGLCFMIGVPGNIAVILYILLRFKKNNFTVHLMLNLAAADILCLITLPVWIYSELENIDQVTCKFFAALVYCSAYSGVITVTMLSVYRCLRIRHPQLCSRMSNRRERALLISCWALALLFSCPGVLTQEIVQGESKMECERILKSETSRIVALLESLLGFFLPFTVMLTSYYCLYKTATQGSFSHRHRPTKLVTRIIVVFFIFWAPHQIIKLEEICAAFLQSEPVLSFIGDIAGCLTFINSCVNPFLYAFSSKSLRKRKRPVELGVTKSSQHLERDHSRAVNSSLEASLPNNLD; this is encoded by the coding sequence ATGGAGAACCACACCGACGCCAGTTTAAACTCCACCGACTGGAATACAGCTTACCTGGTCAGCAGTGGCCTGATGGGGCTTTGCTTCATGATTGGAGTTCCTGGTAATATTGCAGTAATCCTTTACATACTTCTTCGTTTCAAAAAGAACAATTTCACCGTACATCTGATGCTTAATCTGGCAGCTGCAGACATCTTGTGTTTGATAACCCTACCTGTGTGGATCTACAGTGAGCTAGAGAACATTGACCAAGTAACCTGCAAGTTCTTCGCGGCACTCGTCTACTGCAGCGCATACTCAGGTGTGATAACAGTAACTATGCTGAGTGTGTATCGCTGTTTACGGATTCGACATCCACAGTTGTGTTCCAGAATGAGCAACAGAAGAGAAAGAGCGCTGCTGATCAGTTGTTGGGCTCTGGCACTGCTTTTCTCTTGTCCTGGTGTACTAACACAAGAGATCGTTCAAGGTGAATCCAAAATGGAGTGTGAAAGAATCCTCAAATCAGAAACAAGTCGTATTGTTGCTCTACTGGAGTCACTGCTTGGATTTTTTCTTCCTTTCACAGTCATGTTGACTTCATATTATTGCCTATACAAAACAGCCACACAGGGATCATTCAGTCACAGACACAGACCAACTAAACTTGTCACAAGGATTATCGTAGTTTTCTTCATCTTTTGGGCTCCACACCAAATAATAAAATTAGAGGAAATTTGTGCAGCATTCTTACAATCGGAGCCGGTTCTATCTTTCATCGGTGACATTGCTGGATGTCTTACATTCATCAACAGTTGTGTGAATCCATTTCTCTATGCATTTTCCTCAAAGAGTTTACGTAAACGCAAAAGGCCAGTGGAACTTGGGGTAACTAAAAGCTCACAACATTTAGAGAGGGATCATTCCAGAGCAGTGAACAGCTCACTAGAAGCCTCTTTGCCTAACAACTTGGACTAA